The Mangrovivirga cuniculi genomic sequence ACCTCTGCTTCCCTGGTGCTCATTAGTTCTTGCAAAGACTTGTCTGTTTTATCCTGATAACGCTGTACTACCTGCCAACCCAGCCATGTACCTATCCTTCCCGGGCACTGATCGCCAATCTCAGGGGTTTTAGGTCGCTCCATGACATATTTCCTTTTAGCCATTGGGCTTGTATCATAGAAGAGTTCGTTGCTTACGAAATAAGAATAAATGATTTCAGCGTTATTATTTGCCGCTTCCATTTCCTGCTCACTATACCACATAATTTTTCTTTCATCCAGGCAAGGCATTACCGCATTTACAAAAGCGTATGATTTACCGTAGTAGATCATATCAGCAAGTAAGGTCTTGTCATTAAGATCGACCTTGTTGTATTTGTTTGAGATCAGAAGTGCAATCTTCGGCACAATATATTCAGGTGTATAATGATCTAGAATGTATTGAGGTTGCTGAGGTCTGTACCTGCCTTTTTCACCAAGGAAATAATCAAGGCCGATCACTATAACACTGTCAGTAACATAAAGATCTCTTATGATACCGGTTGTGACAGTCTGAACTTTAGGTATATTGTAATCCGGATAATAGTACTTTATGTGTTTGAAAAGGAGTTCCAGTTCATTTTCAATTTCATTTATCTTTTGTTCATCAAAAACTTTACGAGTTTCTGATTGTAAGGAATCAAATCCCGGGTTAGTTATCAGGTTGTGAAATCTACCTACAACTGTATTTGGGTTTTGATATTGCTGAGGCTCAAGAAAACCAGCCAGAAAACCCTGGTTTTTATTTAGAAAATTAGCTGTTTCTCTTAATGAGTTCAGAGAATCAAGTTTAAAATCCAGCCTTTCAATATCAACGGTTAAATTAATTTCTGAAATTTCAGAAGGGATACTACAATCCTCTTTACCTCCACATGAAGAAAGTAAAAGAGAAAATATAAATGTCAGAACGACTAAAAACTTATTGTATGCCATATCACAAAAATAAAAAACCCCCTTAAAAGAGGGGCTTTTTAACCTATTAATTCTATTTCTTCACCGGCTTTATTGTGAAAGCCGAAGTCTGTTATTGCCTTTGATGAGTCTAATTCTATATGGACCCATTTGTTATATTTGAAAAACCATTTTACACGTCTGGAAATGATACCTTTTGTAAAGTATGCGTGTAAGAATGGATGTAAACTGATTTTCACACCATTCTGGTTTTGATTTTTCATTACGTGATCAAGATTTCGTTCAATCTTGTCTGCTATCAGAATGGTTGATTCAACCTTTCCGGTGCCACCACATGACGGGCAAACTTCTTTGGTGACGATATTAAGCTCAGGTCTTACTCTTTGACGGGTAATTTCCATTAACCCGAATTTACTCAACGGTAGAACAGTATTTTTAGCCCTGTCCCCCTTCATTTCTTCTTTCATTGCCTTAAAAAGCTTGCGCTTATTATCGGGGTTTCGCATATCGATAAAATCGATTACAATAATTCCACCCATATCACGCAGCCTGAGCTGTCTGGCAATTTCTTTAGCGGCCATCAGGTTTACATTTAAAGCGGTAGTTTCCTGATCTGATTCCGCATTTGATTTATTACCACTATTCACATCGATCACATGGAGCGCTTCCGTGTGTTCAATGATCAGATATCCTCCTCCTTTTAAACTAACTGATTGCCCGAATAGGGACTTCAGTTGTTTTTCAATTCCATACTGTTCAAAGATCTTCTTCTTTTCAGCGACTTTTTTAACGATCTTCTCTTTATCAGGGGCGATCGTTTTTATATAGTTTTTAATTTCGCTGTGTATTTCTGAATCATCAACTGTTATAGAGTCGAATGATTCATTCAGCATGTCTCTTAGTATTGAGGAGGCTCGTCCCATTTCACCGATAACCTTATCTTTAGGTTTGGCTTTCTTGAGATTTCGCACACCATCCTCCCATTTATTCAGGAGGTTTCTAAGGTCATTATCTAATTCTGCTACATCTTTTCCTTCGGCAACAGTCCTTATTATAACACCAAAATTATCTGGCTTAATAGAATTGATCAAACGAAGAAGCCTTTTGCGTTCATCGCTTTTTACAATTTTTTTGGAAATATTTACCGTATTAGAAAATGGCACCAATACGAGATAACGACCAGCAATTGATAACTCACAGGATAGTCGTGGCCCTTTAGTGGAGATCGGTTCTTTAACTACCTGAACCAGAATTTGCTGGTTTTTGGACAGAACCTCATTGATCTTACCAAACTTATTGATCTCGGGCTCCATTTTGAACCCGGTCAGCTTTGCAGAAGTATTCTTTCTGTTTTGAGCCTGTTTCGTAAATTTATTTAAACTGGTTACTCTCGGACCTAGATCCAAGTAGTGTAAAAACGCATCTTTTTCGTATCCAATATCGATAAATGCTGCGTTTAAACCCTGAACCACTTTTTTTACTGAGCCCAGATAAATATCACCAACAGTAAACTTGTTACCGTCTTCTTCGTGATGGAATTCAACTAATTCCTTATCCTTTAGCAGGGCTATACGACATCCATTCTGAGTACCATTAATTAATAGTTCGTTACTCAAAATAAACTTTGTTTAGGTAAAACGAATTGTTTTATCGTCCGGCCTAAATAAAAATAGAAGAAGTAATCGGGAAATTACTTCTTCTTGTGTCTGTTTTTTCTTAGTCTTTTCTTACGCTTATGAGTAGCGATCTTATGTCTTTTTCTTTTTTTACCGCAAGGCATAATTTTAATTTTTTTGTCCCGAAAAACGGGGGTTAAACATTAATTTTATTGAATTTCTTTAAGATATCCATTTACTGCGCTAACAACTTCCGGATTATCTTCAAGTGTTAATACTTTCTCGAAATATTCTTTCGCTTCTTGTCTGTGTCCGTCCTCAAATAAGCTTACACCAAGATAAAAATTATACTCAGTGTTCTCCGGTTCAATTTTAACAAGAGTTCTGAACCTTTCCTCTGCTTTATGCCATTGCTGTGTTTGCATTGACATCAATCCCAACTGATAATTGACAGTTTC encodes the following:
- the gldB gene encoding gliding motility lipoprotein GldB is translated as MAYNKFLVVLTFIFSLLLSSCGGKEDCSIPSEISEINLTVDIERLDFKLDSLNSLRETANFLNKNQGFLAGFLEPQQYQNPNTVVGRFHNLITNPGFDSLQSETRKVFDEQKINEIENELELLFKHIKYYYPDYNIPKVQTVTTGIIRDLYVTDSVIVIGLDYFLGEKGRYRPQQPQYILDHYTPEYIVPKIALLISNKYNKVDLNDKTLLADMIYYGKSYAFVNAVMPCLDERKIMWYSEQEMEAANNNAEIIYSYFVSNELFYDTSPMAKRKYVMERPKTPEIGDQCPGRIGTWLGWQVVQRYQDKTDKSLQELMSTREAEVIFQKAAYKP
- a CDS encoding Rne/Rng family ribonuclease, whose amino-acid sequence is MSNELLINGTQNGCRIALLKDKELVEFHHEEDGNKFTVGDIYLGSVKKVVQGLNAAFIDIGYEKDAFLHYLDLGPRVTSLNKFTKQAQNRKNTSAKLTGFKMEPEINKFGKINEVLSKNQQILVQVVKEPISTKGPRLSCELSIAGRYLVLVPFSNTVNISKKIVKSDERKRLLRLINSIKPDNFGVIIRTVAEGKDVAELDNDLRNLLNKWEDGVRNLKKAKPKDKVIGEMGRASSILRDMLNESFDSITVDDSEIHSEIKNYIKTIAPDKEKIVKKVAEKKKIFEQYGIEKQLKSLFGQSVSLKGGGYLIIEHTEALHVIDVNSGNKSNAESDQETTALNVNLMAAKEIARQLRLRDMGGIIVIDFIDMRNPDNKRKLFKAMKEEMKGDRAKNTVLPLSKFGLMEITRQRVRPELNIVTKEVCPSCGGTGKVESTILIADKIERNLDHVMKNQNQNGVKISLHPFLHAYFTKGIISRRVKWFFKYNKWVHIELDSSKAITDFGFHNKAGEEIELIG